accagagacccgtttccttttcctcactgttcccagtccattccttctttccaccCTTTCACGccgtaaaataatgaattagaaTGTTCttgagcggtggtgatcgcttaccatcagacgaaccaccagctcagttgcccgcaatgacataaaaaatctattggtATTTATGTTTGCATGTAATTTTGTTCTTTTGACTGGCACTCCAACAAGGCGTTACTGAACATCAGCGCTCCGCATTACGTGTTGCATGCTGAGTAGTTTCTACTCTTTTTTGCACCACATTAATTAGCTATAAATCCACCTTTTAATTAGTCTATATcagttatctatttattttttgttttttttttatatggtgTTAAATGAACattctttatttctaaataaataaatagagtaaAAATGGATTTTTAATTCTCAGGTTCATCTATACAATAAGCTCACGTAAAGCTCTTACAAGTTTACATTCggacacaaatatttaatatttattgtagtatagttttctttttactttttctttgtaataaattaaaaaaaaaaatcttaattgtttttcttaattcaAGTGActgtttattgtatactttCTTTTAGATTAGTATCTAGTGCTAGCTAGTTTGAATACGCACAATGATACTTTTtcgatttaatatttctttattcgaaAATAACGTGCAGGTCAAAGCGGATCGACGCCGTTAGATCTGTTCAAATTCTACGTGGAGAACTTGAAGGCGCGTTTCCACGACGAGAAGAAGGTTATAAAGGAAATTCTCAAGGAGAAGCAGTTCGAAGTGAAAGCTGACACCACGTTCGAGGAGTTTGCTACTGTCGTATGCGAGGACAGCAAGTCAGCCTCGCTAGACGCGGGCAATGTCAAACTTACATATAACTCGCTGCTTGAAAAGGTAAAACAAAGAATGATTATGCTGTATGCAGTGTAAGCGAAAAAGTGGTATTTCCTTCCTCCAACggtgtttttaaatagttacaaTTTAGATTTATCGAAGATCAGATGAATACGTGAGGCTTTACCTTTCTGCTCAAGCATGTTTATCCGATGGACCGCATATCTAAGCATAACATAACGTAATAAAACGACTCATATCCATTTGTTAACTTTAAAAGGCAAAAGCTCACTAATTTCCTATTACCCACTAGGCCGAAGCGCGAAACAAGGAGAAGATAAAAGAAGAGACGAAAGCGCAGAAGAAGATCGAGAGCGCGTTCAAGTGGGCGCTAACTGATGCCGATGTggaccaccagctcagctggcAGGAGGTGCGCGAGAAACTGGACCTCAATGCGCCGGAGTTTGCCGCTGTGCCCAATGAAGAAGACAGGATTAGGATATATAAGGTGAGTTTTATATTTGAGTTAgtctttgttttgtttgtgtagtacatattttattaaaaagaaaattgattgatgttgtattatgttatttactatataattgTACAAATCTCATAGCaaaatgaagatttttttaatggtgaTTATGAATagttataagaatatttatataaattgtattggaGTTTGAAAAATGAATTGCTAATAAATCACATCAAACTTcacactataataatataaaactaaatatatagcagtcagattttttgtttttgtgataATTCATCTTGCAAGgatcaaaacaatattttgggaatataatactttttgaatacaaaaaaaaaatatcaatttttatagGACTTCCAACATGAACAAGAGGATAGCTGTATGCATTATCATCATCCAAAGCCAAAGAAATCGAAGAGATCAAAGAAGAAGAAGCGATCTCGCTCTGCGTCTATGGtaagtaattttaacaattaataaagttcCATCTTTAATGTTGCATATTATTGAGAAAAAGGTAATGCATAATGCTGAATGTGGGTGTCGAACACGCCTTGTCATGAAGTGGGCCAACTAGCAGTCAACTctcgtaaattttttttatcccatTCTATTtaaacgaatataaaaaagtttgtttataaacgCTCTAATCTCGGGATCTACTGgaatgatttcaaaaattcatcgGCCCCGTTGGATATATATATTGGAGTTCTACCAGGAACGAATCCGAGGCAAaccgctagtataaaataaaaatattgttttataagatTTCAAAACTTCATCTCGATTTCCTCGGTACTCTCTACATAGTCATCTCACATAACACATTGTTGGAACGATATATCTAACAGTCTCTTATTTGCAGTCGGTATCGCGATCGCCGTCGCCAGTTCTGCCACCTCGCTCTGACAGCCGCAGCCGGGACAAGGGCGAGCGAGAGGCAGATAGAGCTGAGAAGAGTGACCGTGAGAAGGCGGAACCGGGAGAGCTGGAAAAGGGAGAGGTGGAACGCTCGCCAACACCCGCTTCGCCGTCGTCGGACGATACGCGCAAACATAAGAAGTCTAAGAAGAAACATAGGAAACATTCGCCGCCGCCGGTATGTGGCACATATACATagcttttatgaaatatacttatttctttattggAAGAAAGTTTGTTACCGcaaccaaaaaaaaactgtttttacaGAAATTAAAAGCCTAACTTTGTTTTACTATCTTTTCGAATAATTTTGTactttagaaatttttttatttcattaaatacagaaaacaattatttttcacaaaatactAAACTGCCTCCAAATTAGAACTTGaacaatttaaatgggaccacacgggaGGCCATCAGctgtaaagtaaaaaaatcctCAAAATCGCTTCAGCCAGCAAAAAGTTAAGAGGTAACAAACTAAAGTAGGCtaacataaattacattatttataacacatcATATTTTGTAGAAATCTCCGACCCCAGAAGAGGGTGGTATATCTGAAGAGGAGGTGCCTCGTCCTAAGAAAAAGAGCAAGAGGTCTGCGCCGAGCAGCCCCGAGGACGAGCCCTCGCACAAGCCTAAGAAGAAGAAGGACAAGAAAGACAAGAAGGAACGGTGAGTTTCCTTGTCTATGGTTTTATCGGTTTGAATACTATATAGTTGACGCCTTATTTTTGATTTCGGTTCAGTGTTTTCATATAAGATTTTTTGAGAATGATAAGAAATCAAAAAAGACccgttttttgtatgttttcgtAGTATATTAAAGGGATTGGGTATATAGCTAACACATATAGAcagaaatgaataatattcatttttacaaTGTCCCAAGTAGGTTGCTTGAATCACTTGTTCATTAATCTTGTAAACTTTGTTTTAAGTAGGACCACTCATCTTCTCAGAATATGCAATTAAccattaatattgaataaatactatttatatccATGTACCTGGATTTACAATATCGCTAAAAGTTTTAAACTGGATGGAAATATTTTACGGTTTTAtgactatacatatataaatttttcaatatattgaaattatattcaagTACATGgagcttttattattattgttcattTAATGCTTACGAGACGTGTAGGGATCTTTCAAGGTGAGAAGTTGTTATATTTGtagttaattgaaatttattttattttgcaccAAATGTGTTTTTGAAGATAAAAAACAGAAGTGACATTTCCAATATTACAGTTcaatttgctttttattgttttaatttggtaCAAGTGCCTTGCCCTACAACATACTTCAcctataaaatcattaatttcagATAACCATAATATTCATGGGGCGCGTTTAGCGGGGCGGTCGTTAGTCATGTACTCGTATTATAAGGCGCGGTAATTAACGGCTCGTCCAGAAAGGACGAAACGGGCGGACGTTTTGGATTACATTGCGAGTGCGTTAGCGTTAGCAATATACGCCAAAACGTGCCGGCCAGTAAATAATGTGTATGCATGCGAAGGTCGGGCGCCGCGGTGCCGGCGTGGAGCGACGCCGAGCTGGAGTCGCGGCGCGCGGCGCTGCTCGCGCAGCTGCACGAGCAGGAGACCGACTGACGTCGCCCGCACATACACATCTTCAACGACtacccgcgcccgcgccgccccgACCTGCCCCGCAAACCGGCCCCGCTCGACCTGCCCCCNNNNNNNNNNNNNNNNNNNNNNNNNNNNNNNNNNNNNNNNNNNNNNNNNNNNNNNNNNNNNNNNNNNNNNNNNNNNNNNNNNNNNNNNNNNNNNNNNNNNNNNNNNNNNNNNNNNNNNNNNNNNNNNNNNNNNNNNNNNNNNNNNNNNNNNNNNNNNNNNNNNNNNNNNNNNNNNNNNNNNNNNNNNNNNNNNNNNNNNNNNNNNNNNNNNNNNNNNNNNNNNNNNNNNNNNNNNNNNNNNNNNNNNNNNNNNNNNNNNNNNNNNNNNNNNNNNNNNNNNNNNNNNNNNNNNNNNNNNNNNNNNNNNNNNNNNNNNNNNNNNNNNNNNNNNNNNNNNNNNNNNNNNNNNNNNNNNNNNNNNNNNNNNNNNNNNNNNNNNNNNNNNNNNNNNNNNNNNNNNNNNNNNNNNNNNNNNNNNNNNNNNNNNNNNNNNNNNNNNNNNNNNNNNNNNNNNNNNNNNNNNNNNNNNNNNNNNNNNNNNNNNNNNNNNNNNNNNNNNNNNNNNNNNNNNNNNNNNNNNNNNNNNNNNNNNNNNNNNNNNNNNNNNNNNNNNNNNNNNNNNNNNNNNNNNNNNNNNNNNNNNNNNNNNNNNNNNNNNNNNNNNNNNNNNNNNNNNNNNNNNNNNNNNNNNNNNNNNNNNNNNNNNNNNNNNNNNNNNNNNNNNNNNNNNNNNNNNNNNNNNNNNNNNNNNNNNNNNNNNNNNNNNNNNNNNNNNNNNNNNNNNNNNNNNNNNNNNNNNNNNNNNNNNNNNNNNNNNNNNNNNNNNNNNNNNNNNNNNNNNNNNNNNNNNNNNNNNNNNNNNNNNNNNNNNNNNNNNNNNNNNNNNNNNNNNNNNNNNNNNNNNNNNNNNNNNNNNNNNNNNNNNNNNNNNNNNNNNNNNNNNNNNNNNNNNNNNNNNNNNNNNNNNNNNNNNNNNNNNNNNNNNNNNNNNNNNNNNNNNNNNNNNNNNNNNNNNNNNNNNNNNNNNNNNNNNNNNNNNNNNNNNNNNNNNNNNNNNNNNcatcgtaacgttaccgggcgttacactttttcatgagtgcctccgagccgcaacctaatttaagacgtcacGTCAAAATCagatattaaagaataaattaagttcatttatatttttttagagcTTTAAAGCGTCTGATAAAAGTTTTGGCCCATagaaattgtttcatttttttttatatgacttCAGAGCAATATTCTacaaaacaaatcatttataaaaatttaagttaagtAGATCTCATTTTTAGTAACTGGTTACGTCCAtagatggttttttttttaattttatcttatttatttagcttgGGTGCCAATATTACTTCTCATTTGGTCATTGCGTTATTTGTGATctgttatttgatataataagcTTATGTCAATTTCGTATGATCCGGCATCCGCGATAACaaagattttaaaacttaaatatacacaattttcgaatatatttttaatgtgatttgAGGAGCATGACTTtctcattaatttattgcctactatatacataatgcaaaatgaattattaaaaaataaaatcatttgtcATAATTGTGCCAGCACAGGATATACCTTATCTAAGCCATGCCTGCTGTTAATTCTCAATATAGTTCCTACATATTAGGACTAACTTTAGCAATATCATCTAGTATTTTTATAGGGTCTagttttgtaataaagaaaatagctCTGAATAAGATTACAGCTAAAGGAAACCTACGAGCATCCGCTGGCggattttcatatttaaaacaatggaTGTGGTGGTTAGGATTAGCTACAAGTAAATGAGTCATCAGTTATTGGCTTGTTTTTACATAGAGATATTAGTGAGttataaatacttgtaaatTTGCAGTGGGCCTAGGAGAAGCAGCAAATCTATTGGCTTATGCATTTGTACCAGCATCTCTGGTTACTCCTCTGGGTGCATTAAGTATACTCGTTACAGCAATTTTATCGTCTAAATTTCTTGATGAAAAGCTGCATTTTTTGGGAAAGGTgtgtaattaatgtttatacataatataaaatgattcctaaacaattatattattcattatatttgcaGATTGGATGCATTCTGTGTGTGATTGGATCTGTGATATTGATTCTACATGCGCCAAAAAGTGATGTTATTACCAATTTCCCTGATATAATAACTAGACTAAGCGatagcatttttatattttatgtgtgcactgtatttattttagttgtgaTAGTCAGAACATTTTTTGCTCCAAAATATGgcaaaacaaacataacaatttatttaattatatgttcaGCTATAGGTAGCCTGACAGTAGTCTTTTGTAAAGCAGTGGCTTTAGGTATTAAAGATGGaatcaatatttatgataccagtatatatacattttttgtactGTTGGTTATGGCTGTTTTTGGAATAATggtacaattaaattatttaaataagtcgATAGATATCTTTAGTACAACTATTGTTACACCAGTGTATTATGTGATGTTTACTACTTTAGTAATATTAGCATctagtattttgtttaaagaatGGCAAAATATGGAGAACAAAGATGTTATTGGTTGTGTGTTTGGTTTTATCATGTTAATCATTGctgtatttacattaaatatgtttaaggatttaaaaaatgttaattaataccaatttataaagtaacaattatttagttaaattaatgaataaacacaaaaacactttaaatgtactttcactttatttataaggataactatttatataatattattcaattttaaaatgaccttctaaatttttgtaatatgaaaaactaatgaaagaaatgaataatacaattaaatataattcaaaatctaTAAATCACAGTAACAAACTATTAAATAGTGAGATTATCCCATAATATATAaccttaataattaaaacaaagtatATCACAAATAGATAGTTACTGAGTGATATATAAAAGTCCTACAAATTGGACATGTCCTTTGATATCCATACAGTCTTAAACAGCACTCGCGACAAAGGCATACATGTTTACATGGTAATATAAGCACACACTTCTGCCTTTCTTggcaaattacacataaagcATCTGCGGCATTtgcaacatcatcatcatcttcttCAAAATTGGCATCTCTGGAAATAATTGCTTCTCCACTAGCCACTCGGGTAATTATCCTTACATCAGGATTTGTGAAATAGTTGCACACTGAATGGTACAAATACCACatctttcttataattatccagtacatattaattatctttgaATGTATCTGTGTTTGAAAACTTAAATAGAATCTCACTATAGCTATAGCAGTCATTATGCCTATAAATGATTCTAAAGGCACAtcagataaaaaatttgtaaatcttAAAAGAACTGTATAAATGTTGATGGCAATGGTCGCAGCAGTTTCcttaacatattttgttaaagtttTTACTAGATAGGGCAGATGAATGGGCAAAAAAGTCAATATCAACCATAATGCATTCCCTAGAAGTAAAATAGACTTTTTTAGCAGTACTAAAACTTCTAATGTCACTATAAGAAATGTATCAACTACATATTTGATTGAGCTGATTGTAGATCCTATTTGGATTTGGGCTTCACTTATTAACATCCATAACAAAtcgtgtatataaaaatattgattccgcattgtttcaaaatattgtgTGGTCCATTTTGGTAGCTCTTCCGTGAATATGAATACGTTGTCTTCATAGACTATTTggaagaataaaaatatgctttttatactatttgcaataaaacttaatatggCTGTTATTATAACCACTATCACTTGTCCAACGAAAGATGCCAATTGTAGGAAATATTGAATCACAGTTGCCACGACGTTGAACGTTTGTGCTAAAAATGTGATcatttttctttaacattGCCATCAATGTTGAAATATAACTTCACTGGAGCCTAACGAAAGCAATAACttccataaaatattcataaatttatgtgtGATTTCAtcagttaaattgaaaaaaatatttatgatgtttttGTCTCATTTTAATGTCACTTTTGTATGTCAAATGTTTCCTGTCATTTAGTCCACAGATTAACAATAAGTAATTAGTCCAATAGTTACTAGGTATTTGGTATTGACATGGGTATCTACAATGTAGATTCTACACTATACGTATGTTATCCTACCTATTTACCTACGTAGtctatgttttcaattttgtcGACAGACGTCAGTGTGTCTatcctttaaaattatgaatagacACGTCCTCACTTGATTAAATGATCTGAAGTCAACAGTCAacgtcatttaattttaataaattataattaatcacacaatttaattcaacaataaactaaactcctaaaaaaataaacagattttttttcgtattacCTATATTGTGGAAtgatatagtaatattatccAGTCATAGTATTCTACGAATCAAGTGTCAAAACTAAAGTAGCCTTGTGTCTCCAGTCTAGAATGCGATGCTTCCTCGTCGTCGAAATATTGGTTTTTCAGAGCGACCACTTCAATTAGAAGAAGTAAttccatataataaattagacaAAAAAGGTTTTCACGTTCAACCTTCCGCTTCCGCAAACCATAAAAATTCATCTGTGGACGGGTTTGATCAGCAagattttgtgtttgatttcttAGAGGAATTTGTGTACGAACCAGTTATGTCTGCAAGAGATAGAACGCAAGAGTTTGCCTCAGCAGTTCGTAGTCTTCAAGGAAGAACACTAGCAAGGCCTATTATTAAAGATGAACGTAAAGCCGCAGTACTCGCCACTTATTCTCAATTTATGAGCATGGCAAaagttataagtaaaaatataactagtaCATATGCAAAATTAGAGAAACTAGCCCTACgtaagtaaataaacttttttctCTATATTCATTCTTAGTAGTAGAGGATTTATGAATAtcgtgatttatatttttaagcaaggataaaagtttgtaaacaGTGTAGAATACAgtgtaaaagaaatataaggTTTTGATcattaagttatataaaaaaaaatatcttttccAAACACATATTCACAGTAAAATTTGCCACCATGGGCTTAAAGTTaagaaaaaacttatttattgtttaacatatatatttttttagttgcaaaaaaaaagtccTTATTTGACGATCGACCTATGGAAATCCAAGAATTAACTTACATTATCAAAGGAGACCTGAATGCATTAAATCAACAAATTGCAAGATTGGGTGAAATGCCGAGAGGCCGTAAAAGTATGCATAGCCACTCTTCCAGTGTTGTATTAGCATTGCAATCACGTCTTGCATCCATGAGTAATCAATTCAAACAGGTGTGGtgatttaaaagttttg
Above is a genomic segment from Zerene cesonia ecotype Mississippi chromosome 19, Zerene_cesonia_1.1, whole genome shotgun sequence containing:
- the LOC119834724 gene encoding magnesium transporter NIPA3, which codes for MPAVNSQYSSYILGLTLAISSSIFIGSSFVIKKIALNKITAKGNLRASAGGFSYLKQWMWWLGLATMGLGEAANLLAYAFVPASLVTPLGALSILVTAILSSKFLDEKLHFLGKIGCILCVIGSVILILHAPKSDVITNFPDIITRLSDSIFIFYVCTVFILVVIVRTFFAPKYGKTNITIYLIICSAIGSLTVVFCKAVALGIKDGINIYDTSIYTFFVLLVMAVFGIMVQLNYLNKSIDIFSTTIVTPVYYVMFTTLVILASSILFKEWQNMENKDVIGCVFGFIMLIIAVFTLNMFKDLKNVN
- the LOC119834723 gene encoding syntaxin-5 — protein: MLPRRRNIGFSERPLQLEEVIPYNKLDKKGFHVQPSASANHKNSSVDGFDQQDFVFDFLEEFVYEPVMSARDRTQEFASAVRSLQGRTLARPIIKDERKAAVLATYSQFMSMAKVISKNITSTYAKLEKLALLAKKKSLFDDRPMEIQELTYIIKGDLNALNQQIARLGEMPRGRKSMHSHSSSVVLALQSRLASMSNQFKQVLEVRSENLKHQNSRREQFSNSSPIVREVPALLQPDEVSIDLGEAMPLQTQQMALRDDTDTYVQQRAETMHNIESTIVELGGIFQQLAHMVKEQDEAIGRIDTNIQEAEMNVEAGHREIMKYFQSVTGNRALMFKVFGVLIFFFIFFVVFMA